In Rhodococcus rhodochrous, a single genomic region encodes these proteins:
- a CDS encoding TetR/AcrR family transcriptional regulator, translating to MTDERPRPATDKRTADKRTAALDAAIHLVGTEGLRALTHRRVDAIAGVPAGSTSNYFRTRQALVEGVLDRLLEQDRVQLAAIGSAMPGDACELEDLMHGYVMFVTGDDLVRTRARFAMFVEAMATPDLRAGVETRRSELRGWIGTVLAGLGVDDSATAARVLIDYLDGLILHRCTSHDDGPDPRDGVARMVRMLLPTAG from the coding sequence GTGACCGACGAACGACCTCGGCCGGCAACCGACAAACGAACCGCCGACAAACGCACCGCGGCTCTCGACGCCGCGATCCATCTCGTGGGGACCGAAGGGCTGCGCGCCCTCACCCACCGCCGCGTCGATGCCATCGCCGGTGTGCCCGCCGGCTCCACGTCCAACTACTTCCGCACCCGCCAGGCTCTCGTCGAAGGGGTGCTCGACAGGCTTCTCGAGCAGGACCGGGTCCAGCTCGCGGCGATCGGCTCCGCGATGCCGGGCGACGCATGTGAGCTCGAAGACCTTATGCACGGTTATGTGATGTTCGTGACGGGGGACGACCTCGTGCGAACCCGCGCTCGCTTCGCGATGTTCGTCGAGGCGATGGCGACGCCCGACCTCCGTGCCGGGGTCGAGACCCGCCGCAGCGAACTGCGCGGATGGATCGGGACCGTGCTCGCGGGCCTCGGAGTCGACGATTCCGCCACCGCCGCGCGGGTTCTCATCGACTACCTGGACGGCCTGATCCTGCATCGCTGCACCTCGCACGACGACGGACCGGACCCGCGCGACGGCGTGGCCCGGATGGTGCGGATGCTTCTCCCCACAGCCGGGTGA
- a CDS encoding ABC transporter substrate-binding protein has product MPRLRRAGSTAIIALLLTAVAACSSGSSGDGLGSDSALPTEIPAGTKLVIADQGERQLALLTGSGQLDELPFAYEFATFQGAPSILEAFRADAVDVAWAGEIMTVQSLVAGDDVQVVAAMQTDNSLNMGIAPNASDIETLADLKGKRIGYAEGTSQQAFVLRGLDKAGLSVDDVELVSMSLPDFPDALRSNQIDAAPMSEPVFSRYMQTPGATSLPRPEIEDLSEGISYLYSSKKALSDPATAAAIRAYVSAYITSVDWADNNRDAYIDTYFVKSQGLTAADGERILDTAGITTFPHLDEELIATQQHTIDVIDAAGELPKPVDAADAFDLRFDEVVTEAVAETGASHTRS; this is encoded by the coding sequence ATGCCCCGTCTACGTCGTGCCGGATCGACGGCCATCATCGCGCTCCTTCTGACCGCGGTCGCGGCATGTAGCTCCGGTTCCTCGGGCGACGGCCTCGGTTCCGACAGCGCGCTGCCCACCGAGATCCCCGCGGGCACCAAGCTCGTCATCGCCGACCAGGGTGAGCGACAGCTGGCCCTCCTCACCGGCTCCGGACAACTCGACGAGCTGCCGTTCGCCTACGAGTTCGCGACCTTCCAGGGTGCGCCCTCGATCCTCGAGGCGTTCCGCGCCGACGCGGTCGACGTCGCATGGGCCGGCGAGATCATGACCGTCCAGTCGCTGGTCGCCGGCGACGACGTGCAGGTCGTCGCGGCCATGCAGACGGACAACAGCCTCAACATGGGCATTGCCCCGAACGCTTCGGATATCGAGACGCTCGCGGATCTGAAGGGCAAGCGCATCGGCTACGCCGAGGGCACCTCGCAACAGGCCTTCGTGCTCCGTGGCCTCGACAAGGCCGGCCTCTCGGTCGACGACGTCGAGCTCGTGTCGATGTCGCTGCCGGACTTCCCGGACGCGCTGCGCTCCAACCAGATCGATGCCGCCCCCATGAGCGAGCCGGTCTTCTCCCGGTACATGCAGACGCCGGGCGCGACGTCGCTGCCGCGCCCCGAGATCGAGGACCTCAGCGAGGGCATCTCGTACCTCTACTCGAGCAAGAAGGCCCTGTCGGACCCGGCGACCGCCGCGGCGATCCGTGCCTACGTCTCCGCCTACATCACGTCCGTCGACTGGGCCGACAACAACCGCGACGCGTACATCGACACCTACTTCGTGAAGAGCCAGGGCCTGACGGCCGCGGACGGCGAGCGCATCCTCGACACCGCCGGGATCACCACTTTCCCGCACCTCGACGAGGAGCTCATCGCGACCCAGCAGCACACCATCGACGTGATCGATGCCGCCGGTGAACTGCCCAAGCCCGTCGACGCCGCCGACGCCTTCGACCTTCGCTTCGACGAGGTCGTCACCGAAGCGGTCGCCGAGACCGGCGCGTCCCACACCCGCAGCTGA
- a CDS encoding superoxide dismutase family protein gives MNTRHACLVAGFSVATLVAAGCSTDDSSTDTETTVETPPTSLTTTTTTTDSMPTPLPGMSGDAFGLPNEGGDDDNAFTYDEEAVPVGATFDVESEDENGRTTVTLRVMGLQPDRDFGAHVHTQPCGPNPSDSGPHYQNQVDPAANPDSPSTDPAYANPQNEIWLDITTDAQGNAEASTTVDWEFRDDEANSVVLHAQHTMTAPGEAGQAGDRLACIDEDF, from the coding sequence ATGAACACACGCCACGCATGTCTCGTCGCGGGCTTCTCCGTCGCCACGCTCGTGGCCGCCGGGTGCAGCACCGACGACTCGTCCACCGACACCGAGACCACCGTCGAGACCCCACCCACTTCGCTCACGACCACCACCACCACCACCGATTCCATGCCCACGCCGCTGCCCGGAATGAGTGGCGACGCCTTCGGGCTCCCGAACGAGGGAGGCGACGACGACAACGCCTTCACCTACGACGAAGAGGCCGTGCCGGTCGGCGCGACCTTCGACGTCGAATCCGAGGACGAGAACGGCCGGACCACCGTCACCCTCCGGGTGATGGGTCTGCAACCCGATCGGGACTTCGGAGCGCACGTCCACACGCAGCCGTGCGGGCCGAACCCGTCCGATTCGGGGCCGCACTACCAGAACCAGGTCGACCCGGCGGCGAACCCGGACTCTCCGTCCACCGACCCCGCCTACGCCAATCCGCAGAACGAGATCTGGCTCGACATCACCACCGACGCGCAGGGCAACGCCGAGGCGTCCACGACCGTCGATTGGGAGTTCCGCGACGACGAGGCCAACTCGGTGGTGCTCCACGCCCAGCACACCATGACCGCACCGGGTGAGGCAGGACAGGCCGGCGACCGGCTTGCCTGCATCGACGAGGACTTCTGA
- a CDS encoding FAD-dependent monooxygenase yields MTTRHGKAAILGGGIGGLTVANALVRRGWHVDVFERSPSLPDTGTALGMWAEALDALTTAGCGSGLGGQVEKLGVLQDGAAFLRWDGRVIGRIRTLARPVVLLSRPKLLTILAEGLPSDLVRFGAPAPELPDLAAYDVVIAADGINSATRDRLFGPAYRPVYTGYSAWRGWVSGTVPTTSESWGPGALFGITPRDGDLTNWFAAVRAPAGGAGSIDELRERYRDWHPAVRNVLDRIDAADVLHHDLYESPPLPSFVHGNVALIGDAAHAMAPNLGRGACEAMIDGATLAVLLSEHPAAEALERYDRARRRRTQRLVPASRTLARVATARRFTALRDPFVGAAARFTR; encoded by the coding sequence ATGACCACACGACACGGCAAGGCAGCGATCCTCGGCGGAGGGATCGGCGGGCTCACCGTCGCCAACGCGCTCGTCCGGCGCGGCTGGCATGTCGACGTCTTCGAACGCTCACCCTCTCTCCCGGACACCGGCACCGCACTCGGCATGTGGGCCGAAGCCCTCGACGCCCTGACCACCGCCGGCTGCGGCTCCGGTCTCGGCGGGCAAGTGGAGAAGCTCGGCGTGCTGCAGGACGGCGCGGCCTTCCTGCGATGGGACGGACGGGTGATCGGACGCATCCGCACCTTGGCGCGACCGGTCGTCCTTCTCTCCCGGCCGAAACTGCTCACGATCCTGGCCGAGGGGCTCCCGTCCGATCTCGTCCGGTTCGGAGCGCCGGCGCCCGAGTTGCCCGACCTCGCCGCCTACGACGTCGTGATCGCAGCGGACGGCATCAACAGCGCGACGCGCGACCGGCTGTTCGGTCCCGCCTACCGTCCCGTGTACACCGGCTACTCGGCGTGGCGCGGCTGGGTATCGGGCACGGTGCCGACGACGAGCGAGTCATGGGGACCGGGCGCGCTGTTCGGCATCACCCCGCGTGACGGGGATCTGACCAACTGGTTCGCCGCCGTGCGCGCCCCGGCCGGCGGAGCGGGGAGCATCGACGAACTGCGCGAGCGTTACCGCGACTGGCACCCGGCCGTGCGCAACGTACTCGACCGGATCGACGCCGCCGACGTGCTGCACCACGATCTGTACGAATCGCCCCCGCTGCCGTCCTTCGTCCACGGCAACGTCGCGCTGATCGGTGACGCCGCTCACGCGATGGCACCGAATCTCGGTCGCGGCGCGTGCGAGGCGATGATCGACGGCGCGACACTCGCGGTCCTGCTGTCCGAGCATCCGGCGGCCGAGGCGCTGGAGCGATACGACCGCGCCCGGCGGCGCCGCACCCAGCGGCTGGTGCCCGCGTCCCGAACCCTTGCCCGGGTGGCGACCGCACGCCGGTTCACGGCTCTGCGCGACCCGTTCGTGGGCGCGGCAGCGCGATTCACCCGATGA
- a CDS encoding carboxylesterase/lipase family protein → MEPVVDTTGGRVRGTTVGGTAVFKGIPYAAAPFGELRFAAPGPVPRWDGVRPATEFGPTAPKAPYAPPIDQLLHEPSIPGEDVLGLNVWSPDLSGSLPVIVWIHGGAFVHGSSAVALYDGANFARDGVVFVSINYRLGAEGFALLDDAPANRGLLDQVAALAWVRDNIAAFGGDPDRVTIAGESAGAMSVVSLLAMPAARGLFRRAIAQSGAGHSVMSAGTARTVAGALSAMLGVAPTRAAFAGIEPKVLVDAQERLTARIRSERDPATWGEIATDSMAFEPCVDGTVLPGRPIDLVGKGAGSDVDVLIGHNDDEMTLFFVPLGVDGLLDEAAARGLAAAYGLTEPEAFDAYRRARPDARPGEVAMHIVRDWMYRIPVLRVAEARAAHDAETHVYRFDWKSPLFDGRLGATHALDIGFVFDNLHLPQAAALAGSAPPQELATRMHRAWVDFATTGSPGWPPYGDERTEMLFGDTCATADDHEADLRTLWDGIR, encoded by the coding sequence ATGGAACCCGTCGTCGACACCACCGGCGGACGAGTACGCGGTACGACCGTCGGCGGCACGGCCGTCTTCAAGGGCATCCCGTACGCCGCCGCGCCTTTCGGTGAGCTCAGATTCGCAGCGCCCGGACCTGTTCCCCGATGGGACGGCGTGCGCCCCGCGACCGAGTTCGGTCCCACCGCCCCGAAGGCGCCGTACGCCCCACCGATCGATCAGCTCCTGCACGAACCGTCGATCCCGGGCGAGGACGTCCTCGGACTCAACGTGTGGAGTCCCGACCTCTCCGGCTCGCTGCCCGTGATCGTGTGGATCCACGGTGGCGCGTTCGTGCACGGCAGCAGCGCGGTGGCGCTGTACGACGGCGCGAACTTCGCGCGCGATGGTGTCGTCTTCGTCAGCATCAACTACCGACTCGGCGCAGAGGGATTCGCGCTCCTCGACGACGCGCCGGCGAACCGCGGTCTCCTCGATCAGGTCGCCGCCCTCGCATGGGTCCGCGACAACATCGCGGCCTTCGGCGGTGATCCGGATCGCGTGACGATCGCCGGTGAATCCGCGGGGGCGATGAGTGTGGTCTCGCTGCTGGCGATGCCCGCCGCGCGCGGGCTGTTCCGTCGCGCGATCGCCCAGAGCGGCGCCGGCCATTCGGTGATGTCGGCCGGCACCGCGCGGACGGTCGCCGGCGCCCTGAGCGCCATGCTCGGCGTCGCCCCGACCCGCGCGGCCTTCGCCGGGATCGAGCCGAAGGTGCTCGTCGACGCGCAGGAACGTCTCACGGCCCGGATCCGCAGTGAGCGCGACCCGGCGACATGGGGTGAGATCGCCACCGACTCGATGGCCTTCGAACCGTGCGTGGACGGGACCGTGCTCCCGGGCCGGCCGATCGACCTCGTGGGGAAGGGCGCGGGATCCGACGTCGATGTGCTCATCGGCCACAACGACGACGAGATGACGCTGTTCTTCGTGCCTCTCGGGGTCGACGGACTGCTCGACGAGGCCGCTGCGCGCGGACTCGCCGCCGCCTACGGCCTCACCGAGCCGGAGGCGTTCGACGCCTACCGTCGCGCCCGGCCCGATGCTCGTCCCGGTGAGGTGGCCATGCACATCGTGCGCGACTGGATGTACCGCATCCCGGTGCTCCGCGTCGCGGAGGCGCGTGCCGCACACGACGCCGAAACCCATGTCTACCGGTTCGATTGGAAGTCGCCGCTGTTCGACGGCCGGCTCGGCGCGACCCACGCGCTCGACATCGGTTTCGTGTTCGACAATCTCCATCTCCCTCAGGCCGCGGCGCTCGCGGGTTCCGCACCTCCGCAGGAGCTGGCGACGCGGATGCACCGGGCGTGGGTGGACTTCGCGACCACGGGTTCGCCGGGATGGCCGCCCTACGGGGACGAACGCACCGAGATGCTCTTCGGCGACACGTGTGCGACCGCCGACGACCACGAGGCCGATCTGCGGACGCTGTGGGACGGAATTCGCTGA
- a CDS encoding Clp protease N-terminal domain-containing protein: MEPIRPSHPIRLDDLIDAIKKVHDDPLEQLSDAVVAADHLGEVADHLIGHFVDQARRSGKSWSEIGQSMGVSKQAAQKRFVSKSDNDLDPQQGFSRFTPRARKAVVASMTGARASGSPEITPVHLLLGLLGDSDSIAARALAAQGVDFATLRAAAEATFPEPVGDLPELIPYDAAARKVLELTFREALRLGHNYVGTEHILLALLEHENGDGVLAGAGVDKSAVEQKISEDLAAIVEAQQSEDGGTGGVEPGRTCAPQVRRRPPRGTSKA; the protein is encoded by the coding sequence ATGGAACCCATTCGTCCTTCCCATCCCATCCGGCTCGACGACCTCATCGACGCGATCAAGAAGGTCCACGACGATCCGCTCGAGCAACTGTCCGATGCCGTCGTCGCGGCCGACCATCTCGGTGAGGTCGCCGATCACCTGATCGGCCATTTCGTCGACCAGGCCCGACGATCCGGCAAGTCGTGGTCGGAGATCGGCCAGAGCATGGGCGTGTCCAAGCAGGCCGCTCAGAAACGGTTCGTGTCGAAGAGCGACAACGACCTCGACCCCCAACAGGGGTTCTCCCGCTTCACGCCACGTGCACGGAAAGCGGTGGTGGCCTCGATGACCGGGGCGCGTGCTTCGGGCAGTCCCGAGATCACACCTGTGCATCTGCTGCTCGGCCTGCTCGGCGACTCCGATTCGATCGCCGCACGCGCACTCGCCGCCCAGGGAGTGGACTTCGCGACCCTGCGTGCGGCCGCCGAGGCGACGTTCCCCGAACCGGTCGGTGACCTCCCCGAACTCATCCCCTACGACGCCGCGGCCCGCAAGGTGCTGGAGTTGACCTTCCGGGAAGCCCTGCGTCTCGGTCACAACTACGTCGGTACCGAACACATCCTCCTGGCACTGCTCGAACACGAGAACGGTGACGGCGTGCTGGCCGGGGCCGGCGTGGACAAGAGCGCCGTCGAGCAGAAGATCTCGGAGGACCTCGCCGCGATCGTCGAGGCCCAGCAGTCCGAGGACGGCGGGACCGGGGGCGTAGAGCCGGGCAGGACCTGCGCGCCCCAGGTTCGCCGACGGCCCCCTCGGGGTACGTCGAAGGCATGA
- a CDS encoding catalase yields MPADTPKIPGVPSSTVPSVEEPTTPTTPPEPKPDQVEPEVRTATGTPADLPRGRAQQGEYLTTAQGARLTDTDHSLKAGRRGPILLQDHHFREKITHFDHERIPERVVHARGAGAHGVFRATGAASSITRAQFLQKDVETPVFVRFSTVLGSRGSADAVRDTRGFATKFYTEEGTFDLVGNNIPVFFIQDAIKFPDVIHAGKPHPDREIPQAQSAHDTFWDFVSLHTEATAHTMWNMSDRGIPRSYRMMEGFGVHTFRVVNAEGDTALVKFHWKPRLGVHSLVWEEAQLINGFDPDFHRRDLADAIEAGAYPEWDLGVQVFPDTPEQTFEGIDLLDPTKIVPEELAPVQIIGTMVLNANPTNFFAETEQVAFHPGHLVPGIDVTDDPLLQGRLFSYLDTQLTRLGGPNFGQIPINRPHAPVNDMFRDGFHQHAVHTGVAPYKPNSLDAGCPFMAGVADGAFVDLPVEVPAAKKEREISRSFDDHYTQARQFYLSLSEIEQDHVAYAYTFELGKCYEQTIKERQLQILANIDTGLCEKVAAGLGLPAPKPTVEVSDLPQSPALAQVGKTWPVQGRLIGIVADDTTDVDQVLAAVQAVDAADCVPLVVAPHGGMLGGVVPISRTFLTARSIEFDAVIMATTVPDTRVRILVDEMFRHHKALAAWGAGAAALEELKAPGVEIVDGPETAVAQVLELLGTHRVWDRDAV; encoded by the coding sequence ATGCCCGCCGATACCCCGAAGATCCCCGGTGTTCCCTCGTCCACCGTGCCGTCCGTGGAGGAACCCACGACGCCCACGACTCCGCCCGAGCCCAAGCCGGATCAGGTCGAGCCCGAGGTCAGGACGGCCACCGGTACTCCCGCGGATCTGCCGCGCGGTCGTGCCCAGCAGGGGGAGTACCTGACGACGGCTCAGGGTGCGCGGCTGACGGATACCGACCACTCCCTCAAGGCGGGCCGGCGTGGTCCGATCCTGTTGCAGGATCATCACTTCCGCGAGAAGATCACCCACTTCGACCACGAACGCATCCCGGAGCGGGTGGTGCACGCCCGCGGCGCCGGCGCCCACGGTGTCTTCCGCGCGACGGGCGCCGCGAGCTCGATCACGCGTGCCCAGTTCCTCCAGAAGGACGTGGAGACACCGGTGTTCGTGCGGTTCTCGACGGTGCTCGGTTCCCGTGGCTCGGCCGACGCGGTGCGCGACACCCGCGGTTTCGCGACGAAGTTCTACACCGAGGAAGGCACGTTCGACCTCGTCGGCAACAACATCCCGGTGTTCTTCATCCAGGACGCCATCAAGTTCCCGGACGTGATCCATGCGGGCAAGCCGCACCCGGATCGTGAGATCCCGCAGGCGCAGAGCGCCCACGACACCTTCTGGGACTTCGTCTCGCTCCACACCGAGGCCACGGCCCACACGATGTGGAACATGTCCGACCGCGGCATCCCGCGCTCCTACCGCATGATGGAGGGCTTCGGCGTCCACACCTTCCGCGTGGTCAACGCCGAGGGCGACACCGCGCTGGTGAAGTTCCACTGGAAGCCGCGCCTCGGCGTGCACTCGCTGGTGTGGGAGGAAGCCCAGCTCATCAACGGTTTCGACCCGGACTTCCACCGCCGCGACCTCGCCGACGCGATCGAGGCCGGTGCCTACCCCGAGTGGGATCTCGGTGTGCAGGTCTTCCCGGACACCCCGGAACAGACCTTCGAAGGGATCGATCTGCTCGATCCCACCAAGATCGTCCCCGAGGAACTGGCTCCCGTGCAGATCATCGGCACGATGGTCCTCAACGCCAACCCCACCAACTTCTTCGCCGAGACCGAACAGGTCGCCTTCCACCCGGGCCACCTCGTCCCCGGCATCGACGTCACCGACGATCCGCTGCTGCAGGGCCGCCTGTTCTCGTACCTCGACACCCAGCTGACGCGACTCGGCGGACCGAACTTCGGGCAGATCCCGATCAACCGCCCGCACGCTCCCGTCAACGACATGTTCCGCGACGGCTTCCATCAGCACGCCGTCCACACGGGTGTCGCGCCGTACAAGCCGAACTCGCTCGACGCGGGATGTCCGTTCATGGCCGGCGTCGCCGACGGTGCCTTCGTCGACCTGCCGGTCGAGGTGCCGGCGGCGAAGAAGGAGCGCGAGATCTCCCGGTCGTTCGACGACCACTACACGCAGGCCCGCCAGTTCTACCTGAGCCTGTCGGAGATCGAGCAGGACCACGTGGCGTACGCCTACACCTTCGAGCTGGGCAAGTGCTACGAGCAGACCATCAAGGAACGGCAGCTGCAGATCCTGGCGAACATCGATACCGGGCTGTGCGAGAAGGTGGCGGCCGGTCTCGGTCTGCCGGCGCCGAAGCCGACCGTCGAGGTCTCCGATCTCCCGCAGAGCCCCGCGCTGGCGCAGGTCGGCAAGACGTGGCCCGTCCAGGGTCGTCTGATCGGCATCGTCGCCGACGACACCACCGACGTCGATCAGGTGCTCGCGGCCGTGCAGGCCGTGGACGCGGCAGACTGCGTCCCGCTGGTCGTGGCCCCGCACGGCGGGATGCTCGGTGGAGTCGTGCCGATCTCGCGTACCTTCCTCACGGCCCGCTCGATCGAGTTCGACGCCGTGATCATGGCGACGACCGTCCCCGACACGCGGGTCCGGATCCTCGTCGACGAGATGTTCCGGCACCACAAGGCGCTGGCCGCGTGGGGCGCCGGTGCGGCGGCACTGGAAGAGCTGAAGGCACCGGGTGTCGAGATCGTGGACGGACCGGAGACGGCCGTCGCACAGGTGCTGGAGCTGCTGGGTACCCACCGAGTGTGGGATCGAGACGCCGTGTGA